The following nucleotide sequence is from Acyrthosiphon pisum isolate AL4f chromosome A2, pea_aphid_22Mar2018_4r6ur, whole genome shotgun sequence.
TCGTGAGCCAGTCGGAACAAGCACGGACCACGGCGCACGGGCTGACCACCGAACTCCCAGGGACATGCGAGAGCTGAAAATCGACGCCCAGGGGCTTGACCTATTGTCGGCTGGGCTCAAGACCACCGGCCAAAAGTGGTCGTCAGACGAGTACCAAACACTATCGTCGCTGCAGCAGACTTCCGACGACGGTTCACAGCCGGTCACCGCGAAGGTCGACGTCTATCCGGCGCTAACGACAGATTCGCCGCCGTTCGTGGCCCGGAGCCGGTACGTCAGCAACCACCTGCACCCGCCTTACCTGCATCATCTGTACGGTGGCGACACGAACATTCAACAAGAAACCGCAGACCCGGAAGACCAACGTTCGGAGTACTCGGCGGAAAAATGGAACAGGTGCGTACACAACTAATCCGatgctaataattaatatattttactgttttattagAAACGACCCCCTCCCCCTCCACCCTGTCATACTCTCATCggtcgtattataattataatactgaaCCGCACATAAAACAATCCCGGTACGACTGTCTAGAACCACATTATCATAGCAGACGTAAATCATTCTTATGTTAGGTACGAAGATTATATTCGATTTGCCGTATAATATAAGGAAcccattttaaaacttatttgaaCTCGTCAACATTAATACTAGGTTATGTGATGGTCAGTTTCTTTTCAGAAAttgatgaatataaaattacatttttagaaatattaaaataggatTTTGTTAcagttacaatataaatataaaaattaaattaaatttcaaaaaaatctgaaaatttttaacagaataaattgaataaattatattttaaataatttgtctcCGGTGTCGAATCACGCACAGTCCTGCACTAATATGAGTACGATATTGATAAACTCTTGAATTTTCTTTTGTAGGTATAAActtataccttataatatatagttataatatgagAGGTGCCTACgatttacaatgatataatgacgcaatagtaatatattatattgttgagtTAAGCGTAAAATAACGGTCTGTTTAATAAACgggttatgtaggtatataatttatatacagtgtTTGAAAACTTGTGTTGTAATAAGGCTGAAGAGAATATTGTTTTAGAATGTTGTTTTAAcaacacaataattaattatcaaaacagagcgatataatattacttacatataATAGTGTTTACCTATTCCTCATTTCATCAAagcacatatttaatttattcatttttagttcgtgtattataatattatgatgccgTATTCAAAATCTATACAAGTAGCATATTCATACATGGATAAACGATAAgtacccatattattatgactatttaaagtattttataatatcatagtaaataaatacctacagtaGCAACAAGGTAGCTTATTTTTGATGTAGCTACGCAATGTTAGCCAAATATCGATTAATAAAACGAATTGTTCaactaacaaattaataatattaaattataacagtaaaaaaataataataatttacaattgaagttataaaaaaaaaaatgtaataagttttatattataatgtgttaaatcaagtataataataataattcttaataataaaacatacaatgaaaatataattataagaattcACAATTGACGttaattttggaaataataacttataaccatTCAGACTAACAAGAATAAGTTTTAATGTGTTGAATTTAACAATTGtgtaattataaatcatgacATCGAAAACAGTGGTTATATGAAATATGGAAACATGTAAGGACGAAGAAAACTCTTGGATTCAATTAATTCGACaatctattctataataacGCTGacagaattattaaataaatgtttttgtacgtatctaagtttttataaatacgcGTTGCGTCTAAGGCATATAATGTTAGCGGATCAAGAAAAGCGCAACAACAATAAGTAATTTACTTtggtttttcaattattttatttgcacacattatttttattaatataatattatgtataattgtataatccGCTACATACTTTAAAAACACGGAAAACgttaatctaaaaattatttatagtgatGTGcatagtgaaaataaattgacgATATTGAAACACGAAGCATCTTATGCAATTtgcgtaatttattttatctgagTATAAGTTGTGCAGCTAAATAGctcattgtacattttatacgaATAGAAATAATGTGGTATCTGCAACTTTCCAATTAAAGAGTGGGTACCTAGGTACAGGCTACAACAgagattcatattttatttttatcgttccATGGAACGTTGTCTCGTACAAATCGTACGGCAAACCATCAATACGGAATAGGTTATTAATTTGAGAAaccagcattttttttttctagattcgCTCTGAAAATATGTGGTTTGCATTATCAAcagtataaatgtaattaaatataaataattatattatctttaacaatatattttatcaaactaaaaaaatatatacaaaatatacctattatacgtcttaataaaatataaactgataaatctaaaatgttaaaattttgaaaaaaacttttttcattttaacgggagagaaattattttaattgatctaTAGGGCACATCTTATCAGCGTATACCTTTTGAagaattatttagttaaattggACGCTTTTTAAGCTCAATCAGTGGTAGGGGGACCAGTCttcttgccccccccccccaatgaATCCCTGCTAACTGCACATTAATGCAGAATATGATGGTGTTTGATCGGTTGTTGTGCCTCACAGGTACTACCCCAGTCACAGACAATTGAAAAAATACGGACCAGTGATGATGGAGACGGACGTGACGGCGGACGGCAGCAGTAGCGTGGCTGGTGGATATAACGTTTACGACCACGGCGTGGACTACGGTACAGCAAGTGCCAATTACGAACCGGAATCCTTGAAAAACCCCAATGGTGGCGGTGGCACAGGTGACGGTTACGTCGGTTGGTACAGCGACCCGCCGACGCAATCTTCGCGACCGGCAACCGTCGTGGCCGAGGTCCGGCAACCCGGCCACAAGATGTCCATCGACGTGCACAAGTTGACCTTGCTGGCCATGGTCAAGATAGGTTTGGCCAAGCTCAAGGTGCTCACGGTGATCAAGTTCCTCGCCTTCCTGTGGGTCAAGTTGAAGCTGTTGGTGGTGCTAAAAGGGTTCCTGTTCGCCAAGTTCGCCATAATGGGCAAACTGCTCAGGCTGTTCCTGCTGCCCTTCTTGCCCAACCTGCTGACATGGCTCAGGAACGCAGCCATGATGCAGCTGAACCCCGCGATGACCGTTCCCCCGCCCACCATGAGCGAATTGGCGAGTACCGCGATCCAGTTGCGTAACGACAGCGTCGCCGATCCGGCACTCAGGAGGAGCACAGCCGGCCTGGACACGCTGGGCGCAGCCGGCAATTTGTTGCAGTTCATAGCCTTCGTACAATCGGCCAAGTGCGCTGAGAGGACGGCCTGTCGCGTGTCCGGCACCAGACCGCCGAGCCTGCAATCCATGTTGGCGAACTGGTAAATAAACGTCAACAACATTTTCTATATCGTAAAATGTCGTAAGTAATCGCGTACTGACGTTGcgatgaaattatttaaaaattgccaATGACTTTGCACCCACATCAAATGGGTCtccatttacattttacatcacTTAAACGACAACCGCGATTTATGGGGCATATTATTTATTCGGCTTTTGACGGGGAACGAAATGTTGACATGATCCATTTGATAGAACAATAGATAAGTGTACAAAATCTAGTGTACTATCcctaactcaaaattatttactttgtcCGTGACTTAgtcagatataaaaataataaatacgttgTTGGACCGGTGAATCGGAAACTGTATAGGTAATCGTAAATTGACAATTTGattctgtataatatcataatttatagatttattttattaagtggtATTTctgacatttaaataaaatataatttatataggtttatcttatatgtatatagattaaaacaatataaaattatgtaggtaataataaattataatgtactaggtaggttacctatgtattataatttactatctacatattataacttactatactcgtatatttttttagatttatttatttattgaataacaatgcacatttttaattttatactatgaagtaggatattttttaaagtacttCGATACATAGGAATTTAGTTTCAAAAGAATAGTATgttagtaataacttataagtaataagtattttaagttgagATAAGCGAAAGGGTGAACCGACATTTTTTGGGATGCATTTCTACACCGCactaaactcaaaataattatagagttatataatagataatcaactaatcgtttgaaattcaacttttatgtatcgaaaaatattctgctttagaatataaaattaaataaaaacaggtaagtagatgtcgctctgcctTACAGTAGGtcataagtgggtcactgtataatgggttgtattaaatttgaattcaatgatagcatatcattatatacgaacaacgattctgaacggagaaggtttgtcagtctggataatttatattattattatattttactatagcctgtaatttgaattaatattataaattacaacaaaataactaaaatcgttatttttatttttattcgtttctatggtgataactgataaacaaagcgttagaaattaaaatgctATTATTAGCGGTTTTTGTGAtatgtcggtggtttttcccgtggcattaaataacaattgagaaaatcaaaaaatgaccttttCAAAGTACCCTCTTGATATAaatttctaaaagataagatactatatgttgaaatcgaagcactccttctagtagaaattttgtatacaagataaaataaaaaaataataaacgccaTTGTAATACCACTACGCTCGCtaagctcagaatctaaaatatattatgttgtcgttcaaaaaattaaaaacttaaaacataattataacgataaaaacatttttttcgaaaCTGTTCTTGTGAAATGAgatcaaattatatcaaaaaaattttcgAAACAACGAGTACATACAATTAACTagtttaccataatattatcatggtaaacatcattattataatatagtataataattgttcaataaaatggtaataatcttagaaatatttgatatttaaaattatttcaatgaaattattgaGTATTTTGTGGCTTGGTCTGGCGTGGCCCATGCACTCAACTGCGTAAATTCGCTCTGAGTGTACGTATCGGCTGGTGTTCCTCACTCCCGGATGGGTGCTCACCCGGAATACATGTTTAGCtacaaatccttgccacacatacaaacgtgtttcaaccaaccgttCCAACCATTCGCTCCTccctacaaacgaaaaaaataacagctaatggccatggtttccgggcttaagctcaacaaaaaaatagttattacttattagttacacatgaattatgatttatgaaacattttttcatgaacaatatcaatttttgatatagCTAATTAATATAGGTCATTTAGTTTTGAACTATGTTTAAGtggttacaacatttttttataaattcactaTAATACTCACTTCAAAAATgggtatttataatcaattgaaACCCAAACATACGTCATTAAGTtttcaataggtattaattttttgtgaaattgtgatttatattttccagcaatatttttttacaatggataattatttatagtttaatgccATATGATTAAAAGGTACGCACATGTTatgtttattcaattataaaacacTTTCATCTAAAAAATGGtacatatataactattaaaagtgtttttttttttttttcatgaatcaATTCGAACAATTATAACTTCATaagagaattaataataaaaataatatttacttattaaattattctgtGTACCTAACTCACTTTTATGGCACgctgaatttatattatagtggaCAATTAATTCATTGAGTTCATTGTGTTTATATTCGTATAGATGCATtaacggatttttttttcgtgaaaatatagaaatcaattttttacGTCATTAAAACACATTATTTCTGTTACGTACGAATTATATTACGTGTGTTCAactgattttgtttatttatttatttattagttttgacTTTCTCTCGGTGCAGGCaagtatataaatttgtatataatattatattttagtcaaacgtattatttatgtagattGGTGcctatggtttattagataatatgttttattatccagatattgtaatattgttatgggTACAATAGTTTACAAGCAGGGTAACAAATGGTGTGAACTTTATACATGTTTAAtgttccatataatattattgtgatttgtgatcaaataaactttttatgtaAGTACTACATTGCCACCAAgtcgttaatatttttgtttgttcaaTTTTACTGATTAAAATTCAATCCAAAATGaataaaaagtgtataataattaataattattataaacactaatCAATGCAGAtaactatatagtgtatagtatagtgttaataacaatagtcaataataacaataattaatatttggcctaagttgccgcgggttaatcaataaaaaaaaataattaatattataattccagGATGTTATCACCGTTGGTCAATTATATTCCTAATAGAAAATTAAAGTCGTACATGTCAACATTGAAGGAAGTTTCGGACTATCGATCGGAAAACATTTTCAGTAACCCGTCTACAGTAGAATGGCTTAAATGGTGCGATGaacgatattattgtgatgatgatgatgatgatgaagaaGAAGAAATTACTaccaataatttgatttaaattatattatagtatttttttttcaatataggaGGTATCCACAATTTTATTATGCCAacgaatattcaatttttttaagttaatatcaaagaaattataattaaaatttttatgatacaTCAACATatttcttgtttattatttgtttttaactttataattttatatatcagTCAGAAATCTATATCGTTGTTCTGAgaatatgtttgatattttctatgctttataatattatttttaatttgtaataatgtttaaattccgttaaaatattatattattttgtagctttttagtatttttatttcattatttattattgattacttttattgttattttttgcacttatcgttaaataatattattatttttttaaatttaacttatctccaatttaaattatttatattatataatataccgacctagctgttattattattaatttaattaaacgtgatttgaattaaaaatatacagcaacattataattatggttaaaaataatgaacttagTATGTGGTACTTTAAAGGATATAAacagaatttatttaaatatctcatataatgttaatacaactaaatatacagaatacaacaatattgaaaatcacTGAATTATCAAAAActtcttattttattgatttatattgacCTCTATGAAGTTGGCTTTAAAACTTGGTTTAAATATCTGCCTATAatctattgaatatttttaaatagctataataacaatttatgcagaacctattgtattaaattttcaagctttttcacCGAGGTCCgaggatgtttttttttataaatattcattatttatagaaacaaaTCCAAATggtaatattctttaaattgcaaagaaaagagtcaaaatatttttgaaaatgtattaaaccaTGTAGGGAAAGTGCTAATAGAaaacatttgttaaatatttcaagtaaCTGTGGTTATTTGTTGTTCAATTACAAgacaataaaatagattttgtcaaacACTGATTTAGGgtaaaaatttcgatttttccttaattttattttcgtttttcccaattattaagaaaaatactgGGCATTTTTTTTGCCCCCTCCCCTCCCCCGGAGTACAAACTAGACTCACTTTTTACCAGAAACCACCCTTAAAGCTTAAAATCCGAGCATGTTTTCTGATCTATAATGATAgaccagaaaaaaatattttaagtaattccAACAttatcgtaaaatcaatacatttatcgcaaCTCATAGGATCTAAAGTAAATTGTTTtagaaataagtttaaaaacaattttgcatAAAGTACAGGACCCAGAAATAAAttacccctcccccccccccaaataatttcaaaaagtattatataatatgtatatggtcttaaatattaaacttcaaAGAAAGAaggtttatgatattataatttatagattttcctaatacctttatcaatataaataaaatgtcaagaaaatatattttacatttttaattttttttacatattatgattaaactGTGTGATTTAAAAgtgataatactaaattattgcTGTAATTATAAGatactacaataaataatttatttcttctcCTCTTTGGTCGAAATTGtcattgtttttcattattatagaaaatatttaaagacgACCAAGTTTGTCATAATTTATTGGCAACAAAAGATCATTACAATGTGGTCAATCTATAGCAAAGTTATTTACTTACTAACATTGGCTTTGTGTAACAcaatggattttaattttcaacaagaGTAAATAACGTttgatatttaagtaggtaataaaatcgtattataaaGGTTTTCCGAAgtatctatatagttatataattatgtacatttttaatccgttatattttattgtattcttatatattcataatctatactataaaacaatattatgtatatgactttaaattaagttatattcCTCAACCCAATCTAAGACTTTTATTACTCTGAATAGAACAGTTGTTACTAAAATTtcctacatttattattatttatatacttagtaaCAGTAGTAATGGTAACGAAATACCTAAGTTTTTTTACGATGGCCATTATAGTCTTATTACGCGTTTCAATCGCGATCAACTTGGCCGATATCGTCCTATATTCGTCTTCTTGAGATATCGTAATCTTGAGTATAATCATCAGTATTCTAaggaaattcatgaaaataacGTACCTAATGAAATAAGGTTATATTCAAAGGTCGTTGACGTCTGAAAATCAGTGGTCGTCCGTTGAATACCGCTTGTACTTGATATCCAACGATGGCCATCaacgataattttatttaccggTCACGACAAAGATCGATATTTACTCCATGTTCACGACTGTTCCACCGTAATAATTCATCACTAGGAAAAAGTTCTTTAAAACCTTCTATGGTGGTGACAGAGGATATCGTAGACGGCCGTTGTTCAGAGTATATTCGAGGAACCATGTCAAGTGTCAACAATGGAGTGCTGAAATGAAGCAGATACGAaagaaattcattttaaaatatgatacagtTGGTTCACATTTATTCAAGTCAGAAGTTGATGAAAAATCGAATCGAATCGGGTGCATATATGTTTCTTACAACTATGCCTAGTGGACACTCGGGTGGCGAAAAGTTACCACCTTGACTATTCATGACATGATACGTCCGTACTTCGAAATTTCAGaagtaataaaacaatacaagcCAATACTTTACTGGGGTTCGGtttaaaattaactcgttatttattatgatgtgcgtacaaaatatattattattatcaatattaaaacatattataataatagcacaATTCGCTGAAAGGCTCAACTAAAATAGTAGTATGAAAAAAGAAACTTAATATGGTATTAGTGAATTATAACTTGGCAGTTGTTATAttgaacgtataataatattatattttgtataatacgcCTTAGGTTACTAACATCCTAACTTGGCATGGTTGGTGATTTCCATTAACGCAGAATAATTTTCAGTCGTccaggttataatataatttccataCAAAATAGTACCGATAACACAGTATGCATGTTTGTCAGCGTGTCACATATAGTGTGTTATGTATTCGTTCTTATCGAGAAGTGAATACTACAAGTAcctagtaattaattaaattaatctatcatactatacataaaataatcaatagtcAGACATGTGTTTTATCATGATGACAGTTGCACCCAGTTgttataatgattgtataaaattaaatttaaaacctatactaataataataaattattatatatcaggTACATTTTTGCGTTTTCCTATGATTTTTCAGATTATACAAACACTAATAATTGACTGAAATACTAAAAAAAGCCTTAATGATGACTTATATCTAGTTACACTGTacctttgtaattattttagatcCAATCCAATCTCTAGTAATTTGcatgatgatattatacactataataataaccaggaattctttttatatttcattatctatttatgtttataaactacctgaaatattatacatttttttaagttatatgaattatattattattattattattattattagcgttTATTTCAAAGAATAATGCACCCCGCTGAGTATGTCCGAAattgattgaatataattactCCAACTTATTAATTGCATcgattattcaattatttttataagtagtaaatataaaatagtattttatattataatataatatctttccACACTTTGGTAAATtcaatttcaaacaaaaaacttaAGTTGCACATTTCAACATTTGAGAACGTAATGGATTCTCGTTTAGAAAACATTTATCGATAGAGGAGTGGTAAAATGGTGTTCCTAACTGTTGAAAGTTATTCATATCAAGAAAAtactacaaaatatgaaaatatgaaaatatttttaaactaactttacttttatgttaattaattttaatttgtcttttcaataatttcaataattgacTATATAAATACTAGATGAACTGTGaaagaattttatataaatgctTTGTATACAGGCTTCAATTCTGAAACTCTTATGCTCCGTCCGGGATCCCAAATTATAGGTGTGTACAATTTGGTGCCAATTGGTTAAAAACTTTGGATTTGTATATGCGTCATGTAAATATAGCCATTTAAGTAACCCGattaataatatcagtattATAGCTAACTATCTATCGTTTCCGTTTTTCTTCAGTTGAAATATTCTCAATTGTTTTTGTCAAAATCggtttaatatgtttttagtgtataaactaatactaatactttttcatacgtaggtataatcaTAAATGTGTCTCTTTTTAAAATGCACGTGTAacgataaacattaatttttataagttagactatataattatactagttGATCCTACACGACCCATTAAAAATGAAAGTCCTCAGGATTTACCCTTTCTTTAACTccgttaaatttaaatcatacatatttttaacacagttaTTATTGGGTtgttttgaccaaatataaatttcagatataaaatgatacatacagttattttaagaactattttgTTTTACGTAACCAATGAAAACTTTAtacagacaaaaaaatattcgtgtTCGAAAGTCAATAAATCCCTATGTGAGCCCCTCATTAAAATGCTACATTTTGAATATTGGCTTCAAGGTGCACCTACGGGTATCTatggttacataataataatatacacaatttcaGAACCATGAGTGCATTAGATTTGGCCCTCtcatacatacacacacgtcacacacttacacatacatacatacaaccAGTGCCGCAACAACCAGGGGTGCTAGGCATGCGAAGAACCCTCGGACCC
It contains:
- the LOC100574727 gene encoding uncharacterized protein LOC100574727, which produces MTAATISLAFGLLAGCSAIVFPAGREPVGTSTDHGARADHRTPRDMRELKIDAQGLDLLSAGLKTTGQKWSSDEYQTLSSLQQTSDDGSQPVTAKVDVYPALTTDSPPFVARSRYVSNHLHPPYLHHLYGGDTNIQQETADPEDQRSEYSAEKWNRYYPSHRQLKKYGPVMMETDVTADGSSSVAGGYNVYDHGVDYGTASANYEPESLKNPNGGGGTGDGYVGWYSDPPTQSSRPATVVAEVRQPGHKMSIDVHKLTLLAMVKIGLAKLKVLTVIKFLAFLWVKLKLLVVLKGFLFAKFAIMGKLLRLFLLPFLPNLLTWLRNAAMMQLNPAMTVPPPTMSELASTAIQLRNDSVADPALRRSTAGLDTLGAAGNLLQFIAFVQSAKCAERTACRVSGTRPPSLQSMLANWMLSPLVNYIPNRKLKSYMSTLKEVSDYRSENIFSNPSTVEWLKWCDERYYCDDDDDDEEEEITTNNLI